Proteins encoded within one genomic window of uncultured Draconibacterium sp.:
- a CDS encoding DUF2764 family protein, which yields MLIKREYYCLIAGLPDLFFDENKTTVTSSAFRDELQHQLSPPDFKLVEYLFLPFDNLNLLNVFFGQNKPYFYLGNITKHELGFQFSPENEEIQLPDYMKTFISWMKGNDKKHADLHAKNILTTLFYEHALECPNSFLQNWFRFELNLKNIFTAFNCKQYNYDLETHLLQVEGEDSVHPLLMEKKLKADYFEELLPYHEELFRIAESNLEWIEKEKAVDKIKWEYLDENTFFHFFTIEKVLAFTMKLLLIERWMKLDKETGKQLLDKLINELKTNYEFPAEFSLIK from the coding sequence ATGCTGATAAAAAGAGAATATTATTGTTTGATTGCCGGTCTTCCCGATTTGTTCTTCGACGAGAACAAAACAACTGTTACCAGCAGCGCATTCAGGGATGAACTGCAACACCAGCTTAGTCCACCCGACTTTAAGCTGGTTGAATACCTCTTTTTACCTTTCGATAACCTGAACCTACTCAACGTTTTTTTCGGGCAAAACAAACCTTACTTCTACCTGGGCAACATTACCAAACACGAATTGGGGTTTCAGTTTTCACCGGAGAACGAAGAAATTCAATTGCCAGATTACATGAAAACATTCATAAGTTGGATGAAGGGCAACGATAAAAAACATGCCGATTTGCATGCTAAAAACATCCTTACGACTTTGTTTTACGAACACGCACTGGAATGCCCAAATTCATTTCTTCAAAATTGGTTTCGTTTCGAGCTAAACCTGAAAAATATTTTTACAGCCTTTAACTGCAAACAATACAACTACGATTTGGAAACTCATTTACTGCAAGTTGAAGGCGAGGATTCGGTGCATCCTCTGCTCATGGAGAAAAAACTAAAAGCAGATTATTTCGAGGAGCTGCTCCCCTACCACGAAGAGTTGTTTAGAATTGCCGAATCAAACCTGGAATGGATTGAAAAGGAAAAAGCAGTGGATAAAATCAAATGGGAATACCTTGATGAGAATACCTTCTTCCACTTCTTCACCATTGAAAAGGTGTTGGCCTTTACCATGAAACTCCTGCTAATTGAGCGATGGATGAAACTGGATAAAGAAACAGGTAAACAGTTGCTTGATAAACTTATTAACGAATTAAAAACGAATTATGAATTCCCTGCGGAGTTCAGTTTGATAAAATAA
- a CDS encoding M3 family metallopeptidase, with amino-acid sequence MKKLLFFVFILGLVVTSCQTQKKESTSNMENPFFKEWNTPFGVPPFDQIKDEHYRHAFAEGMRLHKEEIDAIVNNPEKPTFENTMVALDKSGSFLNRVSNVFSNLSSAHTNDSIQAIEKDIEPQLSAHYDDINLNEGLFKKVKAVYEQRENLDLTTEEARFLEKKYKSFVRGGAELPADKKARMREINGELATLSVQFGEHVLKDNNAFKLVIENEAELEGLPAAAVSAAAAAAKEEGQEGKWIFTISRPSLYPFLTYSPNRALREKLYKGYIMKGDNGNEYDNNKIVARMAALRSERAKLFGYNNHAEYILAENMAQNPENVYDILIQVWDKALPVAKQEVIDMQAIADKEGANIKIEGWDWWYYAEKVRQAKYALSEEDVKPYFQVDNVQKGIFTLANKLYGITFTERTDLPKYHKDGKVFEVKEADGSTIGIFYTDYFARASKQGGAWMSSFRKQEMMDGENVLPVITNVCNFPAPTEDMPSLLSLDQVTTMFHEFGHGLHGLLSNCETHTLSGTSVARDFVELPSQIMENWAFEPEMLALYAKHYKTGEVIPDELVTKINNAAHFNQGFATVEFLAAGLLDMDFHTLNEVDPNMDVEAFEKASMDKYGLIPQIAPRYRSTYFSHIFNGGYSSGYYAYLWAEVLDKDAFQAFKENGLFDQATAASFRENVLSKGGSDDPMKLYLQFRGKEPGIEPLLKGRGLM; translated from the coding sequence ATGAAAAAACTGCTATTTTTTGTTTTTATTTTGGGTTTGGTGGTCACATCGTGCCAAACACAGAAAAAAGAAAGTACAAGTAATATGGAGAATCCGTTTTTTAAAGAGTGGAATACCCCGTTTGGTGTTCCTCCGTTTGATCAGATTAAAGATGAGCACTACCGTCATGCATTTGCAGAAGGAATGCGTTTGCACAAAGAGGAGATTGATGCAATTGTAAATAATCCCGAAAAGCCAACTTTTGAAAATACAATGGTTGCGCTCGACAAGTCCGGATCGTTTTTGAATCGTGTAAGTAATGTGTTTAGCAATTTAAGCAGTGCACATACCAACGATAGTATTCAGGCCATTGAAAAGGATATCGAGCCGCAATTATCTGCGCATTACGATGATATCAATCTGAATGAAGGTTTGTTCAAAAAAGTGAAAGCGGTTTACGAACAACGTGAAAACCTTGATCTGACAACTGAGGAAGCTCGTTTTTTGGAGAAAAAATACAAGTCGTTTGTTCGTGGTGGTGCTGAACTTCCGGCCGATAAAAAAGCTCGTATGCGTGAGATCAACGGCGAATTGGCAACGCTTTCAGTACAATTTGGCGAGCACGTTTTGAAAGACAACAACGCTTTTAAACTGGTTATTGAAAATGAGGCTGAATTGGAAGGTCTGCCAGCTGCTGCTGTTTCGGCTGCTGCTGCCGCTGCAAAAGAAGAAGGACAGGAGGGAAAATGGATTTTCACCATTAGCCGCCCAAGTTTGTATCCGTTCCTTACCTATTCGCCAAACCGTGCTTTGCGCGAGAAGTTGTACAAAGGTTACATTATGAAAGGCGACAATGGCAACGAGTACGACAACAACAAAATTGTAGCCCGCATGGCAGCATTGCGCAGCGAGCGTGCAAAACTGTTTGGTTACAACAACCATGCTGAATACATTTTGGCCGAAAACATGGCTCAAAATCCTGAAAACGTATACGATATTTTAATCCAGGTTTGGGATAAAGCACTTCCGGTTGCCAAGCAAGAGGTGATTGACATGCAGGCTATTGCCGACAAAGAAGGCGCCAACATTAAAATCGAAGGCTGGGATTGGTGGTACTACGCCGAGAAAGTTCGTCAGGCGAAATATGCGCTGAGCGAAGAAGATGTAAAACCATATTTCCAGGTTGATAATGTACAAAAAGGCATTTTTACGTTAGCGAATAAGCTTTATGGAATTACGTTCACAGAAAGAACCGATTTGCCCAAATACCATAAAGATGGTAAAGTATTCGAGGTGAAAGAAGCTGATGGAAGTACAATTGGTATTTTTTACACCGATTATTTTGCACGTGCAAGTAAACAAGGTGGCGCATGGATGAGTTCATTCCGCAAACAGGAAATGATGGATGGCGAAAATGTTCTTCCGGTAATTACAAACGTGTGTAATTTTCCGGCTCCAACAGAAGATATGCCTTCGTTGTTGAGTTTGGACCAGGTTACAACGATGTTCCACGAATTTGGTCACGGTTTGCACGGCTTGCTTTCGAATTGCGAAACACACACATTGTCGGGAACTTCTGTTGCCCGCGACTTTGTAGAGCTTCCATCTCAGATTATGGAAAACTGGGCTTTCGAGCCTGAAATGCTTGCATTGTATGCAAAACACTATAAAACCGGTGAAGTAATTCCTGATGAACTGGTAACGAAAATCAACAATGCAGCACACTTTAACCAGGGATTTGCCACGGTTGAATTTTTGGCTGCCGGTTTGCTCGACATGGATTTCCATACCTTAAATGAAGTTGATCCGAATATGGATGTTGAGGCTTTTGAAAAAGCGTCGATGGATAAATACGGATTGATTCCGCAAATTGCTCCACGTTACCGCAGTACTTACTTCTCACATATTTTTAACGGAGGTTATTCTTCCGGTTACTATGCCTATTTGTGGGCCGAAGTATTGGATAAAGATGCTTTCCAGGCGTTTAAAGAAAACGGTTTGTTCGATCAGGCAACAGCTGCTTCGTTTCGCGAGAATGTATTGTCGAAAGGTGGATCAGACGATCCTATGAAATTGTACCTGCAATTTCGTGGTAAAGAACCGGGAATTGAACCATTGCTGAAAGGCAGAGGATTGATGTAA
- a CDS encoding DMT family transporter codes for MQNHTKGIIYAAITAFFWGFLAIALKVAVRKVDPVTVVWIRFVIAFIMLSVWQSFKAPKSFHILIKPPLLLIFAALALSWNYMGYMLGIHHTTPSNAQLFIQTGPLILAIAGFVIFKEKLLRNQIIGFSIAILGFSFFYRDQLQAFFETAGNYKIGILLTISGAVAWSIYAILQKKLVSTFSVDSLNLMLFGLPSVLYIPFIEFRPLLELHWTWWLLLLFLGTNTFIAYTCVGKALKYAEANKVSIILILNPMITFITMGILTELNVSWVEHERFSAITIIGAALVFIGAVLVARKNKSR; via the coding sequence ATGCAAAACCACACAAAAGGAATCATTTACGCAGCTATTACAGCTTTCTTTTGGGGCTTTTTAGCCATTGCCCTAAAAGTTGCCGTGCGCAAGGTCGATCCGGTTACTGTGGTTTGGATTCGTTTTGTTATTGCATTTATTATGCTTTCTGTGTGGCAGTCATTTAAAGCCCCAAAATCATTCCATATTTTAATAAAACCACCTTTACTGTTAATTTTTGCAGCACTGGCACTCTCATGGAATTATATGGGCTACATGTTGGGCATTCACCACACTACACCGAGCAACGCCCAGCTTTTTATTCAAACCGGGCCACTAATTCTGGCCATTGCCGGTTTCGTCATTTTTAAAGAAAAACTGCTCCGCAACCAGATCATTGGATTTTCCATTGCAATACTTGGTTTTTCCTTTTTCTATCGCGATCAGTTGCAGGCGTTTTTTGAAACTGCAGGTAATTATAAAATTGGAATTCTTTTAACAATTTCCGGAGCTGTTGCCTGGTCAATTTATGCCATTCTGCAAAAGAAACTTGTGAGTACTTTCTCTGTGGATAGTTTAAACCTGATGTTATTTGGTTTGCCATCTGTCCTTTATATTCCATTTATTGAATTTCGCCCGTTATTGGAACTTCACTGGACATGGTGGTTGCTTCTGCTATTCTTAGGTACCAATACCTTTATTGCTTACACTTGTGTTGGCAAAGCACTAAAATATGCCGAGGCAAATAAGGTCAGCATCATTTTAATTCTAAACCCGATGATCACTTTTATTACCATGGGCATTTTAACCGAGCTCAATGTGTCGTGGGTGGAACACGAACGATTTTCAGCCATAACAATTATTGGTGCTGCACTGGTATTTATTGGCGCTGTTCTGGTAGCCCGAAAAAATAAATCGCGCTAA
- the pheT gene encoding phenylalanine--tRNA ligase subunit beta: MKISYSWLKDYIKLEQSPEEICDILTQTGLEVGGLEEVETVKGGLAGLVIGEVITCEQHPNSDHLSKTTVNVGTDEALPIVCGAPNVATGQKVVVATVGTTLYDGDQEFKIKKSKIRGEVSMGMICAEDEIGLGNGHDGIMVLDPHAKVGTPAKDYFNVESDWVIEIDLTPNRIDGASFIGAARDLAAFLKKTQDIEYTKPSVDDFKVDNNNLVIPVEVENTEACPRYAAVTISGIEVKESPEWLQNRLKMIGLTPINNVVDITNYVLFETAQPLHAFDADEITGGKVIVKTLPAKTKFTTLDEVERELDENDLMICNTEEAMCIGGVFGGIKSGMKESTKNVFLESAYFDPVYIRKTARRHGLNTDASFRFERGVDPNGQIYALKRAALLIKKIAGGTISSDIIDIYPEPIEDFKVNVSFANITRLIGKDLGADAVKSILESLEIKIESENETGLELLVPAYRVDVKREADVIEEILRIYGYNNIEIPTQVKSSLQTADKPNPDSVKNLVAEMLTSQGFNEIWSNSLTKSSYYEGLEQYKDEQSVKMLNPLSADLNGMRQTLLFGGLECIAYNANRQNKSLKVYEFGNTYFYKGTQLKDQPANNYWEESHLGLFVTGNKEAESWTMKEEAASFYGLKSYAESILKRLGLSADKMQIDDCEDELFSEVLAYTYNNKVVLKLGIVAGKWLKKFEIENPVYYADFNWDSVFKAHKQHKVLFNELPKFPAVRRDLALLLDKSVKFSQLKETAFKMERQLLREVDLFDVYEGKGVPDGKKSYAVSFILRDDNKTLKDKQIDKTMQKLIMAFQRDFGAELR; encoded by the coding sequence ATGAAGATTTCATATTCCTGGTTAAAAGATTACATTAAACTGGAACAATCGCCCGAAGAGATTTGCGACATTCTAACGCAAACCGGATTGGAAGTTGGCGGTTTAGAAGAGGTTGAAACCGTAAAAGGTGGTTTGGCAGGTTTGGTAATTGGTGAAGTTATTACCTGCGAGCAACACCCTAATTCAGATCATTTAAGCAAAACAACAGTTAATGTTGGCACCGATGAAGCATTGCCGATTGTTTGCGGTGCGCCAAACGTAGCTACCGGACAAAAAGTAGTTGTGGCAACTGTTGGAACAACTCTTTACGATGGCGACCAGGAATTTAAAATTAAAAAATCGAAAATACGTGGCGAAGTATCAATGGGAATGATCTGCGCCGAAGATGAAATCGGACTGGGTAATGGTCACGACGGAATTATGGTGCTTGATCCCCACGCAAAAGTTGGTACACCGGCAAAAGATTATTTTAATGTTGAGTCGGATTGGGTTATTGAAATCGACTTAACACCAAACCGTATCGACGGAGCTTCATTCATTGGAGCAGCCCGCGATTTGGCAGCTTTCCTGAAGAAAACACAGGATATTGAATATACAAAACCATCGGTTGACGACTTTAAAGTTGACAATAACAATCTGGTTATTCCGGTAGAAGTAGAAAATACCGAAGCTTGTCCGCGTTATGCAGCCGTTACTATTTCTGGAATTGAAGTAAAAGAGTCGCCGGAGTGGTTGCAGAACCGTTTAAAAATGATTGGTCTGACTCCAATTAACAACGTGGTTGACATTACCAATTACGTGTTATTTGAAACTGCCCAACCGTTACACGCTTTTGATGCCGATGAAATTACCGGCGGAAAAGTGATCGTAAAAACTCTGCCTGCAAAAACAAAGTTCACTACACTTGATGAAGTGGAACGCGAACTGGATGAAAACGATTTGATGATCTGCAACACCGAAGAAGCCATGTGTATTGGTGGTGTTTTTGGAGGTATTAAATCGGGCATGAAAGAATCAACTAAAAACGTGTTTTTGGAAAGTGCCTATTTCGATCCGGTTTATATTCGAAAAACAGCCCGTCGTCATGGTTTGAACACGGATGCATCGTTCCGTTTCGAACGCGGTGTTGACCCGAACGGACAAATTTACGCACTCAAACGTGCCGCATTATTGATCAAAAAAATTGCCGGAGGAACAATTTCTTCTGACATTATAGATATTTACCCTGAGCCGATTGAAGATTTTAAAGTGAATGTTTCGTTTGCAAACATTACTCGTTTAATCGGAAAAGATTTGGGTGCTGATGCCGTAAAAAGCATTCTCGAATCGCTGGAAATTAAAATTGAAAGTGAGAACGAAACCGGTTTGGAGTTGCTTGTTCCGGCCTACCGTGTTGATGTAAAACGTGAAGCAGATGTAATTGAAGAGATCCTGAGAATTTACGGATATAACAACATTGAAATTCCTACCCAGGTAAAATCATCGTTGCAAACTGCCGACAAACCAAACCCCGACAGTGTTAAAAACCTTGTTGCAGAAATGCTGACATCGCAGGGTTTTAACGAAATCTGGTCGAACTCGCTAACAAAATCGAGCTACTACGAAGGTTTGGAACAGTACAAAGATGAGCAATCAGTAAAAATGCTGAATCCGTTAAGTGCAGACTTAAACGGAATGCGCCAAACCTTGTTATTCGGCGGGCTTGAATGTATTGCCTACAACGCCAACCGCCAGAATAAAAGCTTAAAGGTTTACGAATTCGGGAACACCTATTTTTATAAAGGAACGCAGTTAAAAGACCAGCCTGCCAATAATTACTGGGAAGAAAGTCACCTTGGACTTTTCGTAACCGGTAACAAAGAAGCTGAGAGCTGGACGATGAAAGAAGAAGCTGCTTCGTTCTACGGATTAAAATCATATGCTGAAAGCATTCTGAAACGCCTTGGTTTATCTGCCGACAAAATGCAGATTGACGATTGCGAGGACGAATTATTCAGCGAAGTACTGGCTTACACTTACAACAATAAAGTTGTATTGAAATTGGGTATTGTTGCCGGAAAATGGTTGAAGAAGTTCGAGATTGAGAATCCGGTTTATTACGCCGATTTCAACTGGGACAGCGTATTTAAAGCCCATAAGCAACACAAAGTGCTGTTTAACGAGTTGCCTAAATTCCCGGCCGTTCGTCGCGATTTAGCTTTGCTGCTTGATAAATCAGTTAAGTTCAGCCAGCTAAAAGAAACAGCCTTTAAAATGGAGCGCCAGTTATTGCGCGAAGTTGACTTGTTTGATGTATACGAAGGCAAAGGTGTACCTGACGGTAAAAAATCATACGCCGTGAGTTTCATCCTGCGCGATGACAACAAAACGTTAAAAGACAAACAGATCGACAAAACCATGCAAAAGCTGATTATGGCTTTTCAACGGGATTTTGGTGCTGAATTACGCTAA
- a CDS encoding universal stress protein: protein MNYRSNSILAHIPQNRDGESILKQALFFTNALNMRIFLLDVIKTGPAFLHNPKSKRNQIRHQGALNKFTEFVKKSLGSDIPNNIILRIGWGKIINTLIAESERGGYDFVMIDKSKHTNNEHLTPADISRYVSKSYCPVLSVNKSYPVTEINSIVVPIDISQHTKKRLYWATFFAKRMKAKIHIVSALNINIEERKSLAYKNAEKIKTMLEKRGVECEVKILKVHDQANYIAVLNYIEEVDAGMVIIRTHQESRFTGKKIGTFVSEIVHGCKKPVFTVGGVPQKYDLDTI from the coding sequence ATGAACTATAGATCGAATAGTATTCTGGCACACATCCCTCAAAATCGTGACGGAGAAAGCATTCTAAAACAAGCCTTGTTTTTTACCAATGCGTTGAATATGCGTATCTTCCTCCTTGATGTAATAAAAACAGGCCCGGCATTTCTTCATAATCCAAAATCCAAACGAAACCAAATTCGTCACCAGGGAGCACTAAACAAGTTTACAGAATTTGTAAAAAAGAGCTTGGGAAGTGACATTCCAAATAACATAATTTTACGAATTGGTTGGGGAAAAATCATCAATACTCTTATCGCTGAATCGGAACGTGGCGGTTATGATTTTGTGATGATAGACAAAAGTAAACATACCAACAACGAACACCTAACACCAGCCGATATAAGCCGTTATGTAAGTAAATCGTATTGTCCGGTACTCTCGGTCAACAAGTCATATCCGGTAACTGAGATAAATAGTATCGTTGTTCCAATTGATATATCTCAGCACACCAAGAAACGGTTGTATTGGGCTACATTTTTTGCAAAAAGAATGAAGGCTAAAATTCATATCGTTTCTGCACTTAACATAAATATTGAAGAGCGCAAAAGTTTAGCCTATAAAAATGCTGAGAAAATTAAAACGATGCTTGAAAAACGAGGTGTTGAATGTGAGGTAAAAATTTTAAAAGTGCACGACCAGGCAAACTATATAGCGGTGCTCAACTACATTGAAGAAGTAGATGCCGGAATGGTAATTATTCGCACGCACCAGGAATCGCGGTTCACCGGTAAAAAGATTGGGACTTTTGTTTCTGAAATCGTGCACGGTTGTAAAAAACCAGTTTTTACCGTTGGCGGCGTACCCCAGAAATATGATTTGGATACCATATAA
- a CDS encoding V-type ATP synthase subunit E — protein MTDRIEEITQKIYNEGITKAKDDADQLLAEAKEKADAIIRSAKLTQDEIIRDAQKKAEEDKRRTEAELQLAARQFISHLKQQITDLVSTAQINSPVNEAFNDRDFIKKIILTLIKKWDPKAGKSMDLHLLLPPDDQKELTAFLQKNATKAMNKGIEISVEPKLKSGFRIGPKDGSYLISFTAEDFTNYFKQYFKDGTKKLLFDAVETE, from the coding sequence ATGACTGACCGCATTGAAGAAATAACGCAAAAAATCTATAACGAAGGCATTACCAAAGCCAAAGACGATGCCGACCAGCTGCTTGCTGAAGCGAAAGAAAAAGCCGATGCCATTATACGTTCGGCAAAACTTACTCAGGATGAGATTATTCGCGATGCACAAAAAAAAGCAGAGGAAGATAAAAGACGAACAGAAGCCGAACTGCAACTGGCAGCACGTCAATTTATAAGTCATTTAAAACAACAAATTACCGACCTTGTTAGCACCGCCCAAATCAACTCCCCGGTTAACGAAGCCTTTAACGACCGCGATTTCATAAAAAAGATCATACTCACTTTAATCAAAAAGTGGGATCCGAAAGCCGGTAAAAGTATGGATCTCCACCTGCTTCTTCCACCAGATGATCAAAAAGAACTGACTGCATTCCTGCAAAAAAACGCAACCAAAGCCATGAATAAAGGGATTGAAATTTCAGTAGAACCAAAATTAAAGTCAGGCTTCAGAATTGGCCCAAAAGATGGCAGTTACCTCATCAGTTTCACCGCAGAAGACTTTACAAATTATTTTAAACAATACTTTAAAGACGGAACAAAAAAATTACTGTTTGATGCCGTTGAAACAGAGTAA